The Phaeodactylum tricornutum CCAP 1055/1 chromosome 8, whole genome shotgun sequence DNA segment TACTGGCAATCGACATGGCGAGTGGGGACGTGATATTACGAGACAAAAGACTGAGTCTAACGGCGGGATTGCCGATACTAAGAAAGCGTACGGCCCACGCCGTTCCAAAAAGTCCACCAAAGGTTGAGACGCCGATCGAAGTCCCTACTTCCGGGATGTTTTCCCGCATAAGCTTGCGTCGATCGTACATGGAAACAGCGAGAGAGACTACGGCGGGACCGAGCAGAAATAGGAGCCAGTCACCGGCGCCGGCCATTTTTCCGAGACTTCCCGTTCGGTAGGATTGTAGCATGGAAGCAAAGGAACGGCCCGTAACGCGGGCAAAggcagcagcagccgccCAAGTGAGGCTGGTGCAAGTGACCAAAGGATGCAAGACTTTGGTCAAGGCTTTGGGCAAGCGGGCACCCCAAACAAAGGAGGCGAGTGTCGAGCTCAGCATAAAGAGAGCCGTGAGCGGCGTGGTGGTGGCGTACGAGGCTCCGTCGAGCGTGAGTTTGGCCGCCGCCAGGCCACTAAAGACCGTGAGACCGTAGAGCATGGTTGCGGTAGAATCGTCAAAGGGCTTGATTGTAGGAAAGGGATCGCGGCCGTCGGCAATGGCTTCTTGGGAAACAGCGTCTATTTTGGGAAGGGCCTCCTCGGGCGATTCGTCCCTGTTAGTGTCACCAGAAAGGAGAGATCGAACGGCAACGACCGACGCCGACGTGGTCACGAGAGTAAACAAAAATCCTCCCACAATAACGGCCGCAACTTTGGCGAGCTCCGCCGAGGACCCCAAAGAATCCGCCAAGGGCAGAGTCACGAGCGAGGGTACAAAAAAGACGGGCAGCCACTTGGCCAGCACGTCAGCCCCGGGTTTGAGCGCCGAGAAGGCCTTGCCTGCGGTCTTGCGCGGCAAGGCCAGTAAGAGCGCCAATAGGATCCCGCAGCCACCGAGACTGGAGGGAAACGCCACGTTGGCCTTGAGAAATCCCCGACGAAAGGCCACGTCGAGAACGCAAAAGGCAGCCGCCGAAACGATGGATTTCGTCGGAACGATAGAACTCTGTGAGGCCCCCGCGGAGAGACTTGTTGAGGGGCGTAGAGGCGTTGCGATATCCAATGGAACGGATGGGTAGGGGATGCGGCTCACACTGCTACGGCTCGGTACGAACGGGGCGAGGCGGAGCGCTCCCGAATTCGTAGGGAGGTGACTCACGTACCCGGCGACGCCCCCGACGTACAGTACGACTCCCACCAGCAGACTTTGGTAAACGTTCGTGGTAGAAAACCTCATGACACTCTTTTACACGAATGAACGCACGCGAGGTAGATCGATCGACGCAAATGGTATCCGATGGAACGGTTTCCTGGTGCGCATGCTACAGGGAATCCGAAGGAGCAGGTAATACAACGCAGCTTTCTTTGCTGTCAATCTACGAATTTCGCTCTTTTTGAAATCCAAAAGAAGCTCGAATTGACGTATAGCATCGTGCGAGTTTCTTAGTTGACACGCTGACGTATGTGCTTGGAAAGCTCAAGCAACCAAAGCCAATAGTCTGACAGACAACGTACCTAACCCTAACCAATATCAGTTTAAAACCCGGAGGTCGCGACAACCTTTTTTCTGTACGGAGAAGGGACGGACGAAAAATACCAACACCACTCCGGCATCCAAGCAAAAAGTGAAAACTACATTGAACACAGAACGTTTCTGTGTTTCAGTAACGAGTTTTTCCGACTGTTGGGCAAAGTAGTCCTGTCGTTCGTAGACTGGGAAGAGAACGTGATCGACCAAGATGACCATGGCTATATCCACGAAAACGGCGACGACCAAGATGTCCTCGTCGGCCGAGATTGCGACGCAAATCAAAACGCTGCTGAAGCCTCATAACGACGAAGGACTGGACGCCGCTCGACTCGACGAACTTCGTAAAGTCTTTGCCAGCTTGATCCAGTCGAACGAGTTTTCTCTCGAGAGGACACCAACTCGCAATTCTTCATTGCCATTGTCGTCCTCCAGTGTCCAGCACAAATGGCACGCCTTTCTCCGAACGTCTCACAAGAAGTTTCTGCTCCAATTGTGCGACCGCGTCGAATCGGGCAAACGGACGGCACTGCGTACCTTGTGGGGCGTCGTCGCTACCTCGCCGACGCTATCCAGCAACAGCGCTTACCAAGTGGTTTCCACTACACTGCTGCGACTCTTGGTCCGGGTGGTTTCCCGATTGCCGACCTGGGACAAGTCTATACACCACATGCTGCAGGCCGAGTTTCTCCAACCCTATCGGGATGTACAGTACTACACTCTGATCGCCACGGTCACAATTGCTAACGAAATTTACAAGCAAGGGACGAGCGTGGAAGAGGATGATCAAGAGAAACAGGTGCAGGCGGAGCGGTTGGTGCAGCTCCTCATGCTCATTCCCATTCCCACCTCGCAACAGGAACtagacaacgacgacggcttGCTGTTCCCGCCCCCAAAGAATGCCGTACCGGAACGCCTACACGAAGACGACAATGCGGCAAGCGACGATAGCGGTggcgatgatgatgatgatgatgatgcaACGGTGGCCTCAACGTCTTCAGTGGAAGATGCCGACACAAACGACAAACCCGAACAACACAAGGAACCCGCTAggaaaaagcgcaaaacTGTTCAGCGCTTCGCCTTCTCCCAACTACGGTGTCATCACCGGGCTTGGTCAAGAGCCTGGTTGGCCGTCTTGCGTTTACCGCTTTCTACTTCCAGTCTCAAACAGACCCTCATTTTCTTGCCTTCGAAAGTCTTGCCCAATGTCCACGATCCGCTCCACTTTGCCGACTTTTTCATGTCCGCGTACGATCAACCGCAAAAGTTACACTCCGTGCTGGCCTTGGACGGACTGTTTTTGCTCATCACCAAGCACGGCTTGGAGTATCCTGGTTTTTATAAACAACTCTACAAACTCCTCACACCGAGTGTCTTTTACGTGAAGTATAAGCCTCGCTTCTTGCGTTTGCTAGAGACATGTATCAGTCGCAACGAACTTTTACCGGCGCATATAGTTGCGGCCTTCATTAAGCGCACATTGCGGTGTTGTTTACAAGCGCCACCAGCGAGTATCCTCGTCGGATTGGCTCTTTGCTCCAACTGGTTGCGGAAACACGGAGAAACGGCATGCCTCGTTCATAGGCTGCCTCCGATTGATTCCGATGGTGACGGTAATTTGCGAGACGCTTTTGACAGCGAGACGGATGACCCGGAACAAGCCCAAGCCCTGCAAAGTTCCCTTTGGGAACTGGAGGCCCTTTCGCAACACTATTATCCCGCCGTCGTGACCATGGCAAAATCCATTGGACGAGAAGACGAACTGCAAACCCCCTTGCACGACATCACGGATTTTCTGTCGCACACCTATAAGTCTCTGTTCGAACAGGAACGCAAGCGGAAAAGTACGAAAAAATTCAAGCCATCTCTCACTTTTGTTCAACCAGAAGGCTTGTTTCTCACGGACGATGTATTCGCTGGCTTCTTGTCGTCGAGGTCATCTCCTGGTACAGCCGAAGAAGGCACGAATGAATGATGTCGAGCAAGCACCTAAGAGGATAGAGACTATAAATAATTCCTTGCACCTGCACATTTACGATATTTCTGAACTTCTATTTCAAACGGCGGATCTGAAGCAAAAGCTCACCATACGCCCATCCTTGGGGAACTCGTTGTCGGAAAGTAACATGACAATTTCGGCCCCGCCCACCTCGGCCGAGTACCGCATCACAGCGTCGATAACAAAATGACCCACGTTTTCGGATGCAATTAAACTCAATTCTCCATCCTCCAGTTCGTAGGCAACCACGAGACCTTTGCGCCGTACAATAACGACGACTATATTGGCTAGCGAGCAGCAAAGAGCTTCCGGCATATCACCCATAGCCAAGGAAGGTGGCCTATAGTCAACGTCCTCAAAGCCAGTGTCGTCAATCTCTTGGGTGACTTCGGCTTCTCCTAGTTCGATGGACCCTTTCGATAGCTCTCGAGTTGTAAGAAGATTCACAACGATTCTCTCGTGCGAGAGATGGACGGTCACCAGAAGTGGCAAAAAAGGCCCTTCGTCGAAATGGGGTGGCTGGCAAAAGCAAGCACCCATGACATCCTCTGAGAATTGAGACGCCTGCGAGTCACCTGAAATGGGAACGATCCAAGCTTCAAGTGTACCATCTCCTGTTGGTTTGGTCACCAATACGAGGCCAACGCGGGACAAAATGTGGGAATCATCAAGTCCGTTTGAACCTCCTTCTTCGTAAGAAACAACTTTCTTGCCTTGCAACTCGGGTCCTCGTTTCCACACCTGATGCGGTCGCGGCGACTCTTCCAATGGCATCCAGTGAAAGCCCCCTACTGGAGTTATGAGCATAAAACACAAAGTGTtttcgtcggcttccggTGGTAGGAAACGCCAAAAGTTAAGCTTGGTAGTCATTTGCAGCTCGACCACAACAGTACGCGATTGTAGCTCAAACACGACCATGCGCTTTTCTTTCGCGAGAAAACAACACAAAAATTCGCTGccttcgtcgtccatttGATCACTAACTATGGCACCGCTTGCCCCAATCGGATACGTAAGAGCTGGTGGATCCTCATTGTCGCGCCAAACTATAGTTTTTTCCGATCCACAGATCGCCACTCCTCCAACGCCGAAACGCTCCATACCACTAAAGTCAGGTAAGCCTCCACGATTTCCTCCAAAATGACGTGTAGCTGGCGGGCCACGAATCAAGGCTGCTGCAGCCGAAGAACGCACTTGCTGGGATAGAGGAAGCGCCGTGTCCCACAAAGTAGACGTAACTGGGGGATGAGTCTCATTCTGCTGGACTTCTTCCACCGACGGCGTCAGCTGCCGAGACTTATCCACTCCAACATAAGACAGCGGATGTGATTTATCATTCTCAGTGGCAGAGATGCTAAACGCGTCGGACGAATTCTTGAAAGTAGATGAAGGATTTGATACTTCAAATAATTTCCTTTCCCTTTCGTCTTGTTTGGTGGAAGGGGGTGCAAGACTAAATCTATTCGAAGCATCAGCAGCAGTCTCAAGCTGCATTTTACCTGATGAATCGAGAGGAGGTGCTCCTTTTAACATAAATGCCGTTCCAGATTTCGCAGCGCCTTTACCAGTGTCCATCAGAGGCGAGGCAAGTCCGCCTTTCCCCAGAGCTCCCCCTTTCTTATTCTTAATCTTGACTTTaaatttcttctttgtttCGGCAGCGTTCAAGTACTCATACATCATGGCTTGAGTATCATCGGCCGAGCGGCTACAAGCCCAAATGCGAATTTCAGTTATCCTGAATCCAGGAGTGCTGTTCACGCCGAAAATTAACTGAGACTTATGAAGCAGATCATCAAGAGTGGACTGATCGGCTAAATCGCCTTTTTCGTAGCCTGGGAGCAGCATAGACAAGGAATTAGACGCAACCTCGGTTCCTTTCATGTATAGAGAAACAAAGCACTCCGTCAAGTCAAGATCTCTGGAATTCATGACAACACAAATATGGTTCCAGTGCTCATATGCAACGATATCTTTACGCTGTTCTTCATCTTGATTATTGGTGACCACTTTGGCTGCCCCAATATTGTTATTTTTTGACGACAGAAGTGTGGCACCTCCGCATGATCTAAACTGTACTTCACCAGACTGAAGGAGGACAAGATCCCACAGTACACTCTCTTTTTCAGACGAAATAGATACTTTTGAAAGATCATCGGCAGTGCTACCCATCGTCCTCCGCGTAAGAATTATATCCGTTACAATCGCGCTTTTCTTCGGGAGATAGTACCAAAATTCAATGGAGCACTTCTGGCGTGATTGTCGATCAGGTCGATGAAGGACACCGACGTCCACACTACTCCCGCGGCCTGCAGGTACCGCAAGGCCTGATGGTACGCCTTCTCCGCTTCTTTCGAAAACTAGATCGTGAAGACTCCTGACCTTACCGGGCTCACCTTCGTCGACTCCTGACGTGGAGGTCTGAAGGCGATAAGCACCAGCGTCACCGATGACCGTCGCCTTGATTTGATATGGAGATATATCAAGGAGCCCTTCTGTTTGCCACTGACTGTCTTCGTCATCCCCTTCAGACATTCTGAAGTAAGCGGAAAGATTGGCTTCGTCTGACCGACCTTCCCCGACGCCATCGACCCAGTCATCGCCAATACTTTCATTATCACTCATTACTCCGAAAGAATCCTCTTCATTGTTTAGAATACCTGCCAGAGCTCCTTCCCCTCGATCGCGTGCTGCAGAAACACCCTCCTTCCCCAGGATGGCGGGACGCCGCCGGCCAAGCCACTCCTCCGTGGAATCAAGCATTAAAAGCTTGTCCTTCGCTTTCCGCGGGCCTTCATTCCTACAAAAGACATGACGTTCGAAATtgagaaaagaaaaaggagaatTCCACTTTTGCCAACGAAGTAGCTTACCATACGTGTTTCGCTTCGTTGCAGGGTATTGACCAGAAGTTGTCAGATCCTTCGTCGCTATTTGAGCAAGCATTAATAAAATCGCTCTCCCCTATAAGTTTCTGGCGCGTGCGGCCAAAAGTTGCTCCACGCTGGAGCGACGGGGCTAGAGGGCGCATCCACCGCTCGACATGGTCGCTTGACATAACCTGCCTGTTTGTGTTTGACTTCGATGATTTCAGCGAGACAGCCAGAGCGGCCAAGGAGCCAGGTACATGACAATATTCCGATGACCGTGAAAACATGGGCTCATCGTAACCGCTTAATTTTCTCAGAATTTCCGTGATATCCTGCGATCTATCCTTTTGGAGGATTAAAGCAATTTGCAAAATTAAGTTGTCAGCCTGGCTTGACCCAGCAAAGTCAAAGCTTTTGACCGCTTCAGAGGGAATTCCATGCCCTAAGGAGTCCATCGCAAAATCATGTGAAAAATATGATGAAGCATCGGTAGACCGGGGAATCGTAGCAGGCAAGTTCTGGTTAGGCGACTTTAAATACTCCAATAAGTACTGATCGCCGCTGGACACTAAATGGAGAAAAGCGTCAGAGTTAATGGCCCCACTTCTCTTAAGCCCGATTGGAAGCCAAGTCGGCAGTATCTTGCTATTCGCAGTCCTGGTAAATTGCACTGTGCCCGTGAGAAGCCATGAAGCAGCTTGATCTAATCCATAAAAGCGCAGAATTTCGAAAACTTTCGACTGCAATCCAGCTCCGAAATGCCCTATTCCTTCGTCATCTCCATGAGTGATCGAAGCAACCTTCCTACCAAATTTCTCAATGACGGTCCTCAGTATTTCTGTTGACCGATGCTGCTTCCCACCAACGCAGACAGCATTCGCAACCATCGGTTCGAGAATGAGTGCCGGGTGTGTTCTGCACGCAGGAAGTAAAAAGCCATCCGGCGACTGACCATATTCCACGAGTCTTACGCCTGTGTGGATGTCATTCAGAATAATCCGGTCCTGCCTAAGAGCCAGTAGCAAAGGAGAGCGATCGCCATATTGCTCCGTAGGAAGCGAAGCCACCACCCCGAGAGAAAGGTCGGCATCAAGGCAACAAAGATATTTTACCTTGTCCTGCGAGATAAAGCATACCGCAAAGGAGCCCATAGGAACCAGAGATGGGAAGGAAAGTTCAATTGTCGTTTCGGCACACAAATCTAACCCTGCCGAGAGAACAAAAACTCTTTCGCTCGTGGCAACGGCAAAGTTACGATAGCCACTGTCGTCATGCTCGAGACCTATAATCGAAAGAACTTCTTCCTGGCGATCCACCTTGAAAGATCGACCTATTTCCATGTTAGGGAGAAGTGACGACCATTTTGTTATCGAAACCTCTGCGTCCGATCTTAAGTCGCCAGCTAAAATGTGGGTGGTGCCGTTCTGATGACTTATTCCACTCATTACCAGTACAAGTTTCGATGCACCTGAGAATGCAAAGACGCGGCGGCATTCGATGTACTGGTCGCCAACTTCAACCCCAAGAATAGGACGATAGGACCTTCCTGTTTCGAATTTGCTCGCCATGGATTGCCAGGAAAAGGACGTCAACATAGAGCCGTCTTTGCTTAGCAAAAGACCTTGAGGAAAATCTGTTTGTCCGTCAAAACAAAAGCATATATCGCGCCCTTCTACAACTTGCAATATCGTCTTCGGAGTAGAGAAGTCGACCAAGGCAACTGCGACAGCGTCGTTGCTGCCAAGTTCAAGCTCAGTAGACTGGGAACGAAACCCGTGTTGAAAAAGAACGGCGCATATCTCCTTACCCCGACATCGCACTATCCTGAAGGGGACAAGGTCAGCTATAGAGACATCCGCAAGAGCTGCTACAGCGCGCGAGGCCGAGCCGCCATTCACTCTGTCACTTCTACCAAAatctttttccaatttctcGTTCTTCAGATCACCCTTTCCAATCGTACGGTTGTCACCAGCAATAGTACGACAAAGCCAATAACGTCTCACTGGCTGCCCCCATACGACGGACGAGTCCGTACTTGCGCGTCGCTCAAACTGCAACGTAGAAAAAATGTGCAAAACGCCTTGAGCATCGTTGTCTGTATCCGTCAAAAGACGATCGCCGACAGATGACAAACCCGGCGGAATAGAAGCGGGGGGCTGAGCCATCCAAGCCATCCGATGTTGGATGGCGTTGTCAAATGCGAGAGTAGGGACAAAACGCGAAAGCTTGTTTCGAGAATGGCAAATGACACAAGGATGGCGCGGTAATGGAACTATACCCAACGGATAGCTTTTGTTAGCATTTGTAATGGTTACTCCAGCTAGCAACCTGAATGGTACCATCTTGTCCTCTGGAACGGGAACGCCATCATATTGGCTGAAAATGAGACAACCGATTGCAAGTCTGACAGCCGAACCATTTGTACTACCTGTATGACATAAAAGCGCTAGACAGGGGTCGACGTGAGGGCCCCGATTGAGCCAGATAGCCGATGATCGTTCATGACGGCCACGCCAACGTTCCGCCACCATCGGTCCAAGAAGTGGAGCTTGAGACAATACTGAAATGTGGGTCGGTGGTGACAGGGGACGGACAGAGTTCGTACTAGGATCCATTGTTGCGGGTAGCTCGACATGGTAGATTGCGAGAGCATTCTGAAAGCTTGCAGCCAGCATGAGCGTGTACGAGACCATAGGTACCGTAGGCATCCACGCAAAATGTGTACAGTAACCTACTTCTTTCGAGTCTGCATCACTTGGCTCTTCGCTGACGAAGTTCTTTGATTCTCGGCTAGACAGGACCGAGCCCGCCTCTAGTCTGCAGAGTGGAAAAAGCCATCGTTTTGAagattctgaatccttcgATGCAGGCTTCATTGCCTCTGCGTAAGTCCAGACGCTGAGACTGCGATCTGTCAGCCCAACAGCTACAAAAGGATGTGCGCGCTCGGAGGTCGTTGTCACAGCAAGGGCAGAAACGAAGCCAGACCCACCGAGGAAATTTGCCGACCATGAGTCGCGTGCAGCAGGCTTCGTTATAAACACACATGGTCCTTTGGGTGAAGAACCTGCAATAAAAACAAGATTGTCGGCTATTTGTAGGGTAGCAGCATCAAAGGTATAGTCCGCTCCACTAGGCGGAGTAATTGTATACTGCAAGACGATAGGCTGAGCTGTCCCGTACCCCCATTGCCAAACCGCAACAATCTTCATTAATTGAGGCGACTCGAGTACATTCACCTCCAAAACAGATGCAACACGGACACGACTCTGACTATGCGATTCATGTAGCCCCGACGTCAGTGAAGTCAAAGCATGGACTTTGTAGATCGAGACGTTGTACTTGGAAGAAACCTTTCGCTGAAGATCAATAGTTAGAACCGGAGTAGAGCATACTGGAACGCTATTTCGACTCGGGTCTATCTCCTTAAGAAAAAAACCATCTTTTCCTGAGCATGCAAAGATGACATTTCCATTAGATAGATTTGAAGTAGGTGCACAGGCAAAATCTGTTGAGAAAAAGTCTTGTTGATCAAGAATCAGCTTTCCACACCGTCGTAAGGGGGCGCGCTCCCAAGGACTCGAATCCCACTGCGGCATGATCGATTCCTTGAGGCCAAAGTGAGGCTGTTCAAAGGTTTCCGGACCAGCAAAGCCTTCATTAAACACGTGCGACCCGAATACGTTTGTGGCTTCGAAGGCGTCCGGGGAAAACCCTGAATCGAAAACCCGAGCCGAGACCGAGGTTTGACCGTTTGTGGCGGTGGGACGATCGAAGGTaccatttccaaaagtggCATCATCAAAACCATCAGCTACGGATGTGAGCACTGGCTCAAAATGACCGTCAGCTTCCGCAGAGGAAGACCTGTCGACATTGGGCGAAACTACAAAGCGATCTGTCACGTCAAGATGAGAGCTGACATTTTGAGAAGATGACAATGAATTATTCTTTTCTGTTCCAGTGATTGGTTTTTCCAAACCGTCTTTTGGAGCGAAAATTGGAAAATCACCCCACCCTGAGTTGATTGCTTCGTCTTCAGTTTTGTCGTCGGCTGCATGTTCGCTATTTTCCGGCTTGTTTGCGAAATTTGATGGTTTCTGTTCACCCGCCACATCCAGAGACTGCAATTCACTCGCGCTGTGGCCCTGTTCATGGGGCTGACGCGAAGGAGGGGATCGGCTACGACTCGATGGTATGGTCTCGTCTGATTCCAAATTTTCTGCACTACTCGATTGTCGTAATGTCCGACCAACGGTGCTTGAACGTCGGGAGCGAAGGCGGTTGGACGATCCCGCCGATTCAGCGCTTCGGGAATGCTCATCACTGTCTTTTGTTCCAGTACTTCCGCGGCGGTTTGCTTTCGCAAGTGACCTCAGAGACATATGCTCTTCGTCGCTACTTCCTATGTTGGATCTCCGAGACGCTCGACGCTGCCTCTGGGTTTCCTGTGAATCCTTGCTTTGCACAGATCTTTCTTCGCTGTCATGCGACCGGCGCGAGGGCCTCAAACGAGGCGAGGCTTTcttggattgactgtggCCGCTGGTTTTCGAGTCGTTGTGTTGCCGTCGACGAGCCGTGGACGCTTTTGATGGGCCCTTAGTTTGAGGAGGACTCTCGGCAGCTTTGACTAACCGAGCCACTCGTTCGTCGAGACTTTCCGATAGGGTCATCGACTCTTCTGTATAGGTCGGGGCATTCTTCTGCAAATCACGCTGTGCCACACTACTTTGTTCCCTCTCCTCTGTATCTTCGCTTGATAAAGTATCTTCAAgactttcgtcgtcgtcgctgctgCTGGACACGAAATCATTCTTGTTTGTTGTCGTAGGTGATGATTTGGGTGCAGATTCTTCtgccgactttttggaaaaatcatCTTCCTTTCGTGCCAGTTCAATAACGGGTACCGGTATTGCCAGAGCTGCCGGTTCCACAGCTTTGTCCTGGGAGCTGGCTTTGCTCTCGTCGCTACTCTCCGATTTCCGATTCTGTGATGAGGCAACAGATATTTCTCCAACACTAGCTGAACCGGGGATATCACTAGGACTGTGCCGCGACGACGAGGTCTGTTGATGACTATGACTCGAAGAGGACGCAAGTTCTGTTGGGTCAGGTCGCGCTACATCTCGATTTGATTGTCGACTATGCGTGGATGCTGCACTTAATTGGGACCGTCCGCTCTGTGCTGATTGCAGCGCCACGCCGGTTTCGGCCTCGTCCTCCAATGTATCGGCAACCAGAGGAGGCGATGGGACTACAGACTTTCGATCTTTCGGCGAACGAACTCGCTCTGCGGTTCCTAGGGACTGCCCTTGCTCACCGGATTCGTTCAAACGACGACGGCGGGCCAGAATAGACTGTAAGTCGGAACTGACTCCGAACGATTTCAAACTTTCGTTAAGTGGGGAGGAGACAGCCGAAGGCTTTTCTCCAGGAGCCAAGGTGGGAGACAAAGCGTAATTCACGCGTGGCGACTTCTTTGGTGGAGAAGGCGCAGGTGGAGAGGGCCCACCCCCATCGCCTTCCGCAATCCTACGTCGACGTTCCATAATGGAGCTCAAGTCTTCTCCAGACTTGGATTGATGCAATTCCAAGCTCGAGTTCATTTGGGAATGTGAACCCTGCGACAAGTTGGATTTGGATGTCGCCAATTCTGCGTACAAGTCGGTCAGCGAACCTTCCATAGCGTCTCTCCTGTAGGATGGGCTCACGCTGGTGTCACCCATGGTACTTTTCTTGTAAGATGGGCTCACGCTGGTGTCACCCATGGTGCTTTTCTTGTAGATTGGGCTCACGCTGGTGGTACCCATGCTGCGTTTCTTGTAGATTGGGCTCACGCTGGTGTCACCCATAGTGCCTCTCCTGTACGATGGGCTGACGCCGGGAGCACCCGGCGCAACCTCGTCTCCGTCATCTTCGTTTGCTTCCGTTAGTCGCCTGCGATGCGCCATGATGGCTTGTAAATCAGGAGAAGCCTTCTTTGCGTCCGTGTTGGAAGTCGGTATCGATCCTTTGGGAGACGTCAAAAAGCCCGA contains these protein-coding regions:
- a CDS encoding predicted protein; its protein translation is MRFSTTNVYQSLLVGVVLYVGGVAGYVSHLPTNSGALRLAPFVPSRSSVSRIPYPSVPLDIATPLRPSTSLSAGASQSSIVPTKSIVSAAAFCVLDVAFRRGFLKANVAFPSSLGGCGILLALLLALPRKTAGKAFSALKPGADVLAKWLPVFFVPSLVTLPLADSLGSSAELAKVAAVIVGGFLFTLVTTSASVVAVRSLLSGDTNRDESPEEALPKIDAVSQEAIADGRDPFPTIKPFDDSTATMLYGLTVFSGLAAAKLTLDGASYATTTPLTALFMLSSTLASFVWGARLPKALTKVLHPLVTCTSLTWAAAAAFARVTGRSFASMLQSYRTGSLGKMAGAGDWLLFLLGPAVVSLAVSMYDRRKLMRENIPEVGTSIGVSTFGGLFGTAWAVRFLSIGNPAVRLSLLSRNITSPLAMSIASILGGADVSLAVSMVVITGLIGANFGATLLDALGIRDAVARGLGMGAAAHGLGTAAIVNEKDAFPFAAISMALTASAATVAVSVPAIRRVLVQTALGSL
- a CDS encoding predicted protein; protein product: MTMAISTKTATTKMSSSAEIATQIKTLLKPHNDEGLDAARLDELRKVFASLIQSNEFSLERTPTRNSSLPLSSSSVQHKWHAFLRTSHKKFLLQLCDRVESGKRTALRTLWGVVATSPTLSSNSAYQVVSTTLLRLLVRVVSRLPTWDKSIHHMLQAEFLQPYRDVQYYTLIATVTIANEIYKQGTSVEEDDQEKQVQAERLVQLLMLIPIPTSQQELDNDDGLLFPPPKNAVPERLHEDDNAASDDSGGDDDDDDDATVASTSSVEDADTNDKPEQHKEPARKKRKTVQRFAFSQLRCHHRAWSRAWLAVLRLPLSTSSLKQTLIFLPSKVLPNVHDPLHFADFFMSAYDQPQKLHSVLALDGLFLLITKHGLEYPGFYKQLYKLLTPSVFYVKYKPRFLRLLETCISRNELLPAHIVAAFIKRTLRCCLQAPPASILVGLALCSNWLRKHGETACLVHRLPPIDSDGDGNLRDAFDSETDDPEQAQALQSSLWELEALSQHYYPAVVTMAKSIGREDELQTPLHDITDFLSHTYKSLFEQERKRKSTKKFKPSLTFVQPEGLFLTDDVFAGFLSSRSSPGTAEEGTNE